In Candidatus Polarisedimenticolaceae bacterium, a genomic segment contains:
- the purN gene encoding phosphoribosylglycinamide formyltransferase, giving the protein MAFLVSGRGSNMAAIVEAMRAGRVAADPAVVVSNVPGAAALDRARGWGIATEVLDHRGIRPREAHERRVVEVLRAHGADLVCLAGYMRRLSPWIVREYSGRILNVHPALLPAFPGLDAQRQALEHGVKVAGCTVHFVDEELDHGPIVLQAAVPVLDDDTVDTLSARILAEEHRIYPEAVHLFAANRLRIEGRRVRILATSTV; this is encoded by the coding sequence GTGGCGTTCCTCGTCTCGGGGCGCGGATCGAACATGGCCGCGATCGTCGAGGCGATGCGCGCCGGCCGCGTCGCGGCCGACCCCGCGGTCGTCGTCTCCAACGTCCCCGGCGCCGCGGCACTCGACCGCGCGCGGGGCTGGGGGATCGCGACCGAGGTGCTCGACCACCGCGGGATCCGCCCGCGCGAGGCGCACGAGCGTCGCGTCGTGGAGGTCCTCCGGGCCCACGGGGCCGACCTCGTCTGCCTCGCGGGGTACATGCGGCGCCTGTCCCCCTGGATCGTGCGGGAGTACTCCGGCCGGATCCTCAACGTGCACCCCGCGCTGCTCCCCGCGTTTCCCGGGCTCGACGCGCAGCGCCAGGCGCTCGAGCACGGGGTCAAGGTCGCGGGATGCACCGTGCACTTCGTCGACGAGGAGCTCGATCACGGGCCCATCGTCCTCCAGGCGGCGGTGCCGGTCCTCGACGACGACACCGTCGACACCCTGTCCGCACGGATCCTGGCCGAGGAGCATCGGATCTACCCCGAGGCCGTGCACCTGTTCGCCGCGAACCGCCTGAGGATCGAGGGGAGGCGCGTGCGCATCCTCGCGACCTCGACCGTCTGA
- the radC gene encoding DNA repair protein RadC translates to MAFDPDSFASVRAFPVPPRRRTGRLDAGRASSADLLARLFGGGEPSRRAASSLLRRESLRGLAALPVEVLAIAPGLGRARAERLAAALELGRRVYGPEPLRERPRLTRPAEVYRVVAGLAKARRERLVALYLDAQNGLIHREVVSLGSLNVTRTAPREIFHPAIVHGALAVVLAHNHPSGCLEPSTEDVEFTRGVQRAGALLGIELYDHLIVAGPGYTSLRERGAW, encoded by the coding sequence GTGGCCTTCGATCCCGATTCCTTCGCCTCCGTCCGCGCGTTCCCCGTTCCGCCGCGTCGCCGGACCGGCCGGCTCGACGCGGGCCGCGCGTCGAGCGCGGACCTGCTCGCGCGCCTATTCGGCGGCGGCGAGCCGTCCCGGCGCGCCGCCTCGTCGCTCCTCAGGCGCGAGAGCCTGCGCGGGCTCGCGGCGCTTCCCGTCGAGGTGCTCGCGATCGCCCCGGGGCTGGGACGCGCCCGGGCGGAGCGCCTGGCGGCGGCGCTGGAGCTGGGCCGTCGCGTGTACGGCCCCGAGCCCCTCCGGGAGCGGCCCCGCCTCACGCGCCCGGCCGAGGTCTACCGGGTCGTGGCGGGGCTGGCCAAGGCGCGCCGGGAGCGCCTCGTCGCCCTCTACCTCGACGCGCAGAACGGACTGATCCACCGCGAGGTCGTCTCGCTCGGGTCCCTCAACGTGACGCGCACGGCGCCGCGGGAGATCTTCCACCCCGCGATCGTGCACGGGGCCCTCGCGGTGGTTCTCGCGCACAATCACCCGAGCGGGTGCCTCGAGCCTTCCACGGAGGACGTCGAGTTCACGCGAGGGGTGCAGCGCGCCGGGGCCCTGCTCGGGATCGAGCTCTACGACCACCTCATCGTCGCGGGGCCGGGATACACGAGCCTGCGCGAGCGAGGCGCGTGGTGA
- a CDS encoding LytTR family DNA-binding domain-containing protein: MTPLRALIVDDEPLARAELRRLLACHPEIDVEAEAGDVAEAERAVAALDPDVVFLDIQMPGGTGFDLLERRRPRGRVIFVTAYDAHALRAFEVNALDYLLKPVNPERLADALSRLTEPRGTGAPMRLAPDDHLWVAGERGARFVKVRDIAGITGAGDYTEVVTADGRRSLVLRPLKDWERRLPEGLFVRVHRGTIVNLERVDRIERDGEESWRVWLRGIDRAVPMSRRHAARLRVRLG; this comes from the coding sequence ATGACCCCGCTGCGCGCGCTGATCGTCGACGACGAGCCCCTCGCGCGCGCGGAGCTGCGACGCCTGCTCGCCTGCCACCCGGAGATCGACGTCGAGGCGGAGGCGGGCGACGTCGCGGAGGCCGAACGCGCCGTCGCGGCCCTCGACCCGGACGTCGTGTTCCTGGACATCCAGATGCCCGGGGGCACCGGGTTCGACCTCCTGGAGCGGCGACGACCGCGCGGCCGCGTGATCTTCGTGACCGCCTACGACGCCCACGCCCTCCGGGCCTTCGAGGTGAACGCGCTCGACTACCTGCTCAAGCCGGTGAACCCGGAGCGCCTGGCCGACGCCCTCTCGAGGCTGACCGAACCACGGGGGACCGGCGCGCCCATGCGGCTCGCCCCCGACGACCATCTCTGGGTCGCGGGCGAGCGCGGCGCGCGGTTCGTCAAGGTCCGGGACATCGCCGGCATCACGGGAGCCGGGGACTACACCGAGGTCGTCACCGCGGACGGGCGGCGCTCGCTGGTGCTGCGCCCCCTCAAGGACTGGGAGCGCCGACTCCCGGAGGGACTGTTCGTCCGGGTCCACCGGGGGACGATCGTCAACCTCGAGCGCGTGGACCGGATCGAACGCGACGGCGAGGAGTCGTGGCGCGTGTGGCTGCGCGGGATCGACCGCGCGGTGCCGATGAGCCGCCGCCACGCCGCCCGGCTGCGCGTGCGTCTGGGCTGA
- a CDS encoding histidine kinase: MRDAFRSPYLRAQVVGWSLFATLRFAGILAEKSLDAACETLPHLLLKTSIACAASFALGAIYRRGLQPRGSLRAAATLIVPSCLIAGVAVELSYQWIGVLAFPDEPVVYLPKEMVNQAVLMLAWSALWVGLSWRRDLEREREHALRADALAAEARLQMLRYQVNPHFLFNALNAVRALVEIDPPGARRMITQLAEFFRYSLLHTGTPWARLGDEIDAVRNYLAIQATRFADRLATSIDVPPGANDLRVPAFVIHALVENAIKYGMETSPMPLAVHVGVERREGWLEVTVENTGRWVATASPGHGTGTGLANVRHRLELLLPGRYRFETAERHGRVRATLEIPAERAE, from the coding sequence ATGCGCGACGCGTTTCGGTCCCCCTACCTCCGCGCCCAGGTGGTCGGCTGGTCGCTCTTCGCGACCCTGAGGTTCGCGGGGATCCTCGCCGAGAAGTCGCTCGACGCGGCCTGCGAGACGCTCCCCCACCTGCTCCTGAAGACCTCGATCGCCTGCGCGGCCAGTTTCGCCCTCGGCGCGATCTACCGCCGCGGGCTTCAGCCCCGCGGGTCCCTGCGCGCCGCCGCGACGCTGATCGTGCCCTCGTGCCTGATCGCGGGGGTGGCGGTCGAGCTCTCCTACCAGTGGATCGGCGTGCTTGCGTTCCCCGACGAGCCGGTCGTTTATCTCCCGAAGGAGATGGTGAACCAGGCGGTCCTGATGCTCGCCTGGAGCGCGCTGTGGGTGGGACTGTCGTGGCGGCGGGACCTCGAGCGGGAACGTGAACACGCCCTTCGCGCCGACGCGCTCGCGGCCGAGGCCCGCCTTCAGATGCTCCGTTATCAGGTGAACCCGCATTTTCTCTTCAACGCCCTGAACGCGGTGCGGGCCCTCGTGGAGATCGATCCGCCCGGGGCGCGCAGGATGATCACCCAGCTGGCGGAGTTCTTCCGTTATTCGCTCCTGCACACCGGGACCCCCTGGGCCCGCCTCGGCGACGAGATCGACGCCGTCCGCAACTACCTCGCGATCCAGGCGACGCGATTCGCCGACCGGCTCGCGACGTCCATCGACGTGCCGCCCGGGGCGAACGACCTTCGGGTCCCGGCGTTCGTGATCCACGCCCTGGTCGAGAACGCCATCAAGTACGGGATGGAGACGAGCCCGATGCCCCTCGCGGTGCACGTCGGCGTGGAGCGGCGCGAGGGGTGGCTCGAGGTCACGGTGGAGAACACCGGGCGCTGGGTGGCGACGGCCTCCCCCGGGCACGGAACGGGGACGGGGCTCGCCAACGTCCGGCACCGACTCGAGCTGCTGCTCCCCGGACGCTACCGGTTCGAGACCGCCGAGCGCCACGGCCGCGTCCGCGCGACCCTCGAGATCCCCGCGGAGCGCGCCGAATGA